The genomic stretch ttttcacactcgtgactttcaaacttgacatagatattgtgcaaacatcttcatgattttctaactaaaaacctggactccaagtccttgacttttttttcaaactcatttttataatacttcttttgaatcaatcttaatcatattttgactccatttttcataatcacaatcaattaacttcactcattcacttgttttggctttgtccattaatcttttcacattagccataggtttcaattatcagtgtggttgatgtaaatcttgcctatccttagtgagtcgacagtaagacttccgtgctgaaaacagggctaacccctctagtacgtcgaagctatcctcgcatggtggatgttgtttttggtcgagtgttctcccattgataatgaaaagcctcagtgcttgtgtttaaaactgaatccaccaacttttggaaatcttttagccgaactacggcgttttgatccttacctttgatggaaggtacgtaggcagcgggttcatccgttcaaacccaataacacaaaaataactaacttgtatactcttttctcatcatcccaatcatgtttgcacaatctttatgtcataacaaataacaatttaatacaacaagtgtgaaaagggctccctaggagtacctaggacgtagtgggtgcctaacaccttcccattgcgtaatttaccccttacccagactctctgatctttttattagttttctacgtgtaaaacttcttaggcttttgttcgctttttagccagtcctttggataaataaaagtgcggtggcgactcgaaatttcattgtatctcttgcttatgatttaatcgatagatcatatagcgacgaatacaccgtcacagtGTGTCTTTTGTTCTTTGATCGTTTTCAGTTGTTATCACCgttgtgtgattgaagggaagtgagatgggtctcatatctaggaaagtcttagatagaaattccaagggtagtgattaggtgagaaACTTGTAAAACTAGAGGTTGCTTAGAAAttcaaactaatactattatagtgggtttccttcctggcttggatGCCCAAGATGTAGGTGACattgcaccaaactgggttaatAATTAACCTGTCTTATTTATTTTTACACTGTAATTGTTTCTGGTGTAAAATGTCCTGAACCTGATGTCGTGACATTGTGTACGACATTTGTTATCTACTTACTATTATTATTGTGTGAAGTCCTGATATTAGTGTCGCGACATCGCATACGATATCTGATATCTGTgtaccagaatttcaattggcatcagaaTAGGCACCCTATTCTGTTTTGGGTGAGTTCCGGGGAGATGCTTTCTGGTACCATGGAAGGAGGATTTGTTAACAGACCACCCATCTTAGATGTCaccaactatgactattggaagaCATGTATGGTGGCTTTCTTAAAATATATGGATAGCAAGACTTGGAAATATGTCATCAAGGGTTGGGAACATCGTGTTGTATAGGACAAAGATAGGAAGACTACTACTGACTTGAAGCCTGAAGAGGACTggtctaaggaagaagatgaactgactcttggaaactccaaagctttGAATGCTCTATTCAATGGAGTTGACAAAAACATATTCAAGTTAATAAACAATTGTACTATGGCCAAAGATGCATGTGAAATTCTCAAAACCACCCATGAAGGCACATCtaaagtgaagatgtctagacttcagtTTCTCACTACCAAATttgagaatctaaagatgaaagatgatgagagtattcatgattttcacatgaatgttcttgaaatagaaattcatctagtgccttgggagagaagatgtcagaagaaaagatggttagaaaaattctcaagtccctacctaagaaatttgacatgaaggtcacaaccattgAAGAAGCCCAAGACATTAGCAACATGAGAGTAGATTAACTTGTTGGGTCACTCCAAGCTTATGAATTGGGTATTAGTGACATATCTTAAAAGAAGAAGAATAACATAGCTTCTGTATCCAACATTGAAGATAAAGAGGATCAATGTGACTTGGAGATTAGTGAAGGAATTTATAATGCCATTGTGCTTCTTGGGAGACAATTCAATAAGGTGTTGAAGAAAATGGATAGGAAGTCAATACCTGATGTcacactacaacaaacaagaccttagacagcgctttttttagccttagacagcgctttaaagcgctgtctaaacctccgctgctaaaggtttagacagcgcttttttaaatcttaaaagcgctgtctaagccccccccccttagacagcgctttggccaaaagcgctttataagaccctcttattttaaaatttttaggtataccttagacagcgcttttgaaaagcgctgtctaagccccacccccttagacagcgctttggccaaaagcgctttctaagaccctcctattttaatttttttaggtataccttagacaacgcttttcaaaaagcgctgtctaagccccccccttagacagcgcttttgcctaaagcgctttctaatcccccccttagacagcgctttttacaaaagcgctgtctaaggtatacgaaattttttgaagcttttgttttaaaccacattttttccaggtttataaaccagaatttctacctgttttcaaccagattttgacagacaattatcacattttatatatgccattttggccttttttctaccaatttttggctaacaaatatatatatatataccaattcaaaccaattttgccttaaatgtatcaaaatatatacaaatttatgtacacatttacaagtcataacatatactacaaatgtacacattaattacagaaatttatgaacaaacattgagctttatcatgaattgacaccactcctctttgatttcgtccacttgatcctttgtataaaatgcacacttgaattcatcaaagtactacataataatataacatattttgaattaattccaactatttaattatatgagatatgtgtaaatataaaaataactcataagttagaaatacatacatcggtgggaatctttaatcggcccaaagcaagagtatctcgcataaacctcaacatgaaatacccgcaatctatttgattacgttgttgaggacactacatatgaaaaaaaaatatggattataaatcctaagttttatcaagtgtcatcactaatataataaaaatgtggtaattaaaaatataccgccactttaatccatgtaatggagttggcgcccctccttgaggtttggatatctcgttgggcccgaaaagcttgtaggacgctaataaaataaaatgaagcaattagaacaattcacataaactaagaaaaattttgaacattctcacttacgtgtcaattaggaccttcatatccgggtatgttgtccaatcatttcctaacgagtcaagataatacacaatttctcggataggattgattgcgagcaacaaccaatgtccactgtaatgattaggcaaatgttagatggtaacttggaaaataattataatagatgaatttagaatgaaatgctaacccggtattaaacggtataaaaaacaacttctccgcatctttatttTTGCTATATACTACTGTTGCCCCTTTCAACAGGATGTGGGCTTTCCGTAATCCAAGCATAGCATGCATAAGTGTGTAATAAACAGGTTCAGAATGAATATCAACCTGCACGTTTCAATAACAGTTTAAAAACCACTTTCGGAATTGCAACTAACAAAAAAGGCCAGGATAAAAGTTCATACCACCCTGCAAACTATAACAGAAGTTCTTAATTCATACCAGAAACGGAATAGACCAATTGTCATCACAACATACCATTATACAAGTCCACGATAACATTATATTCATAATTCACAAAACTAACCAATATAACAAAACAAAGCCAAATTAAGTTACACATCCACTCAAGTCCAAATTGAAACTAACATTTTGATTTGTAACTAACCATTGCATTTCATATAAGTTTAGCATTAATTTCATGAGCATTGTAACAGATTTTGAAGGATATATAAACGAAATTCCAGTTTCACAAAAGCAATTTTCTTCATCCATTCCAATTTTTAAAGATTCACTCATTCACAAAATTCCAGTTTCACAGAAGAaattcttcattcattcatgaaGCAGAATTGTCATATATTCATCCATGAATTTTCCACAAGTCAGAAACGGCACAAATCAAAAGTTTTAGAACATACATAACAACGCCACAGTTAGCATTCCACAGGAAAATAAGTATACCCTTAATTAAATCCTAATAATTACACATAGACATCATTGAAACTCGCtaataaaaaattaccaaaagTGCAAGAATTAACCGTGGCAGCCCACCCCAATTCGGTACAGATGCAAATTCTGAAATCAGTTCGAAACCAAGGTAGTACATCCTGCATAATTATCACAACAGAACGAATGTTGTAAGTTAACATTAACCAATATAACTGAATCTAACATAATCATGTAATACCGTCACTAACCCTACTTCAAGTTATTAACATGGTTTTCTAAACAACTCACAATTCAAACCATTCAAACAGCTTTTTAACAACATAACAGTATGTTATAACCAACGTAAACGACATTTTAATCGAGTTTTACTAAGTATCGGTGGCAAAATTCTCAATTAACTTCAAATCCATTACAATTATTAAGTTGTTGGCAAGTGAGCAACTCAAAACACACTAGCTAGTGCTGTCTAAAACGAGTCGTTAGCAGATTCCCAAAATTAGTCATAACAACTTAACTGATACAACTTGCTGCGGTAACAGCTCCCGGCGCTCATGCCCAATGACAAGTCATGCACCAAGACAATCATTAGCATAGCGGAAAGTTTCAGCAAGTAAGTTCTACATCAAATAATCAGGCAAGTGTTTGGTCATGGTCTTGGCCTTCACTAATAATGTTTCTGATACTAATAGGCCATGACAGATCTCACCATCAACTTGCTAACAGATTTACTAACATCAATCTAACCTTTTGTAGTAACATAATTTCAAAGCAATCGATTATAAATAAAACTAACAGAGTCAAAAAATGGGAAATAACTAACAGCAGGACTTTGACTAACAGTTAAGTTTTTTTTTCTAATTTCATAATAACCATGACTAACTAGTTCTCTAACTTAACCTAACtaattttaaattgatttgacAGACTTGTAACTAACAAAACAAACTAACATTTTAACAGCAGAACTTCCAACCACAACAAACCTTCATAGAAGTAACGTGCAAATCCAGCTGAACTGCAAGCTAAGGTCCAATTTTGACTTATCCCTGCAAGCAATACAACTATTTTAACTGATGGAAATAATTAATAGAAAATCAATTCACATATAAAATTAACTTGCAACTAACAGAGTTTTAACAAAAATCCTAACAACCTGCCCTAACATAACTAACCTGCCCGATCCGTTGCCCGATTTGGTTGAGAATACCATGTATATAACAGTGCAATCAGAAGCTTTTCTAGTTTTTTCATTCCTCACCTTCAATCTTCACTCTTCACTCTCAAGCTTTTCTAGTTGTCAAAAGTTACTAACAATGGAAAATCCAAGTCTTGAGACATGAGAGTTTGGGCAGTCAGCTGTTAACCTTAACACCATCCAACTTCAAACATAATtatgatttttaaaatatataacaAAAGAAGCAGAGAAAACAAAGAACAAGAGATAACCTAAATCCGTGCTCCAGTAGAAGCTTGCATACTCTTAATTGTTTCTCCTCCTTTACCAATTATAAGGCCGACCTAAGAAACCAAATCAACTATAAACAAAACACTGTAGAAAGTACATGGGTGTACATATTTCGGGCAACTTTGCACACCTTATTGTTTGGGATTTGCATCGAAAATTCATCACCCCCAGATTGTGCAGCCATCCGTCTAGTACCACCACCGACAGAAGCCCCGGCTTCAGCCTAGTAAAGAAGCAACTCTTATCAGTGATGTTAATGGTTACATTTCCCCCAGATTATTACAGTTAAAAATCAGTAGAAAACAACCATCGTCAATGACGCTTCACTAACAGGTTACAGTTAAGGCCATTCGACTTTGAAGATCATTTTAACAAATTCAGCACAAAACAATCATACTAAAGTTACAAAATCAGTTCAAAACAAATACTGTCAGCAATATTTCACTAGCAGGTTACAGTTGCAGTCATTCAAACCTCACTAGAGCAAATTAACCAGAAAACACACCATATTACAAATAGAAAGTCAATTCAAAACCACTCTTATCAGTGAATTTTCCCTGGCAGGATACAGAGCGCACTAATTCCAATATAATTTAAGCAAATTTATCATTaaacatttcacattgcatttaCAAAATCAGTTGAAAACAACTCTAACCAGTGATATTTCACTAACAGGCCAAAGTTACAGTGATTCCACAACATAATTAGAGAAAATTTAAAACAAACCTCAGCAAGGACTTCATTGATAAGTTTCTCAGCAGAAGCAACAGCATCAGAAGTACCCATAAGCTCAACCATCCTCGTAGTAGAATTAGGATCCGCATCCATATCACGAGTAACCTGAATCTTAGCCCCAGACTGCAACTGAAGATACTTAATAGTCTCACCTCCTTTCCCAATAAGAACCCCAACCCTACCATTAGGTATCTCAATCTTCTTACTAGAACCACCATAAGAACCAGCTGAATATTGCGGCTTCAAATCGTAAGAATCGAAGCCAGATTGAGGAGCACCATTATCGGACTTGGAACGTTTAGGATCGAAGGAAAGTGGAGGAGCGCCGCCGGTGACACTGAGGAGCCGAGCGGCGGCTTCTTGAGCTTTCTGTTTAGCGTTTGCGACTTCGAGTTGAATGTCAGATGTATTGTGGTTCTTCCGCCATCGTGACAAACCCTACCAATTCCATGCCTTAGACTGAGAACGAAAATAGAAgtctgaaatttaattttaattagaccttagacaacacttttgtggaaagcgctttctaagatatgccttagacagcgctttccaaaagcgctttctaaacccccccttagataacgcttttggttttaattttttttttaatttaaagactttagacagcgctttatcaaaagcgctgactaaggtctatatttaaaagcgctttctaaaagcgctgtctaagggggggtcttagacagcgctttctaaaagcgctgtctaagacccccccttagacagcgctttcattatttttttggaacattttccgtgttttattttaattttaaccttagacagcgctttcttttaaaagcgttgtctaagatgcgctgttaaaagtcatttttggcgtagtgtcaAGAACATGTCATTCAACATAAGTAAGAAAAATGTTTCTCAGAGAAAAGCAAGAAAAGAAGAAAATCCCAATCAAGGAAAAGGTATCCAGTGTCATGAATGTGagggttttggtcacattagGTCAGAATGTCTCACGcatctcaagaaacaaaagaatGGCTCGTCTGTTTCTTTGTCTGATGATTCTGAAAGTGAAACTGATGATGAAACTACTAAGTATGTTACAAATTTCACTTGTAGGtatgaatctgatgaagattctTGTGATGTTGATGTCTCTTATGAAGAATTGGTTGCTTCTTACATAGAGTTTTGTGTCAGAAGTGAAGAGGTGCGTAAGACATTAGAAGAGCAGAAGAGAATCATAGCTCAACTACAGGCTAAAAAAGAGAAACTTTTATCTACTGTCACTGATCTTGAAAATGAGGTAACTCTATTGTCTTCTAAACTTGAAAACATGACCAAATCCATAAGAATGTTGAACAATGGGTCTGATATCCTAGATGAAATTCTTCAAGTTGGAAAAGGGGATGGAAACTTAAAAGGTATAGGTTTTAATTACCAATATCAAAATAAACAAGGAAAAACCCATGTGACAAAAATTATTCCTCCAGAAAGGAAGTATGAGCCCATGATGTCCGACCAAATGTTACAACATCCTGTCAGACATCAGGAAACTCAAACTAAAGTCAAGTTTTTTCCTTGGAAATGTCATTATTATGGTAAATATGGACATATAAAGCATTTCTTCTACATAATGCATGGTTATCTAAAACATCCAACACATCCTAGGCTAATCATGTAATGATTAAAACTAGAAAGGAGTGGAACCTAAGGTTGTTCCACATGAAACTACTTGTTCTTCCACATGCCTAATGTCCAAGGAAGATGAAGTCAAGTTGTGGCACAAGAAGCTTGGACATCTGAATCTCAAAGGGATATTTCTTGGTTACTCTACAAATAGTAGAGCTTACAGAGTATTTAACTCCATAACCAAGGGCATGATGGAATCAATTAATGTTATGGTTGATGATTCAATTATTGTAAAAAGGGATGATgttgatgaaaatgttgaaacATCATCTGAGCATACTGATGCTTTAGAAAATATGGAAGACATTGAGTCAAATATTGAGCCAACAAGGAATGAATCAGATGCTTCTACTGACACCTGAGCTGTTTTTTTTCTGTTTGATTTTGTATGTTTTTTGTGGGCCTTTGCCCTGAGTATTACACCTCTGTGTGCCATGGTCTGTACCTCTAGTTCACATGTTCTGTTATTGCTTTGCTCTATTATTTTATTGCCATTGATGAATGTAGGCTTGGTTTGTCATattttggctaaaaagggggagtaaaCAGTGTAAAGTTGTGCTCTTGATTTTTTTCCTGTGTGAAGGTTGTGTCTTTGAAGGAGAGTATGTTGCCTGTGTGACATGGGGAGTTATTTATGTGTTGTTGATCATGACATTCAGGGGGAGTTTGATATGGTTGTGCTTAGGTTGTTGTTTACTTACTGTGATGTCAGACAAAATGTCTTGACATTTTTGTTTCAAAGAATTATGTTTGTTCTTAGGTTGTTGTGTACTTGTTGTGATCTCAGACAGAGTGTCTTGACATTTTGTTTCAATTTAGTGaattttgtttgtgcttaggCTGTTGTGTGCTTGTTGTGATGTCAGACAAAATGTCTTGACATTTTGTTTGGAGTGTGAGAGTGTATTTCTCTCTATGTGTTTTCTGTGAGGCTGGGTTTCTATTACTTATTTTTGCCGCATGTGCCTCAGATATGTCTTGGTGTTATACTAAGTGTTTGGTTGTTTAGTTTTTATGCTtgtgattattgttgttgttttatcTTTTCTCCAACTATATGATGCAAAGGTTGTTTTAGCAAAAATTTGCCAAATGGGGAGATTGTTAGGTCTGTGCTTTTATAATTGACAACAATTTTGTTAAAACATGTATCACAGCAAGATGTTAAgcaagatgtcatgacatgttgATCAGACATCTTTGTAGGTTTTGCTTTACTTCTTGGAAgacttattttattatgagataATTGAATATTCTCTGAATATTCAGCTATCATATCTGACTGTCCAAAAAGGTTTATTTAAGGAAATATTTAATTTGATtctgcagaagattgtgcagatTGGATGTCGAAACATTAAGGAAAcaattgttttgattatgcaGAAAATTATGTAGACCGGATGTTAAAACATTTAAGGGaacatttgatttgattctgcAAAAGATTGTGCAGACTGGATGCCAAAATATTTAAGGAGACATCATATTTGATTCTACAAaatgaatgtcaaaacatttaaggagacatcaaaCTTGATTATGCAGAATGtatgtcaaaacatttaaggagacatcataCTTGATTCTGCAAaatgaatgtcaaaacatttaaggagacatcaaaCTTGATTATGCAGAATGtatgtcaaaacatttaaggagacattAGATTTGATTTGGATCTGCTTATTTTTTAGCCCGAAGCCCATGCTATTCTGGGGCTATTTAAAGGGTGATTTTAAACCTAAGAAAAGCAAGAAGTTGTGCTGGAAATTGTTATTGTTAGCGTTTAGTTGTCAATGTTATTTGTGAGTCATTCTAGTATctctttgatacttgaattggactgagtttaTTGAGTTATAATTATGAATCACTCATGGgcttttaagcaagagtgtaTTCTGTTTTGTTGGAAGTGTGTCTTCTGTTCTTTGATTGTTTTAAGTTGTTATCATtgttgtgtgattgaagggaagcGGGAGGAatctcatatctaggagagtcttagatagaaattccaaggatagtgattaggtgagaagtttataaaaccagaggttgtttagaaattcaaactaatactattatagtggattttcttcctggcttggatgcccctagatgtaggtgacattgcaccgaactgggttaacaattgacctgtgttatttacttttttctttttacactataattgtttctggtgtgacatgtcTTGAACCTa from Lathyrus oleraceus cultivar Zhongwan6 chromosome 7, CAAS_Psat_ZW6_1.0, whole genome shotgun sequence encodes the following:
- the LOC127103659 gene encoding uncharacterized protein LOC127103659; translation: MGFSLFILILGLSRWRKNHNTSDIQLEVANAKQKAQEAAARLLSVTGGAPPLSFDPKRSKSDNGAPQSGFDSYDLKPQYSAGSYGGSSKKIEIPNGRVGVLIGKGGETIKYLQLQSGAKIQVTRDMDADPNSTTRMVELMGTSDAVASAEKLINEVLAEAEAGASVGGGTRRMAAQSGGDEFSMQIPNNKVGLIIGKGGETIKSMQASTGARI